One Glycine soja cultivar W05 chromosome 2, ASM419377v2, whole genome shotgun sequence genomic region harbors:
- the LOC114396587 gene encoding inositol 3-kinase-like — MVMVTDSKPIIPRRGLVVGNYCHDVLHRDGEAVAETLGGAASFISVILDALTLPFHTVSRVGPDFAYAAATSNHPPLIIPTSQTMLFHAHFGSVYPDRLLNRVRSCDSILPSDLPDQTRFGFGLAVGVGGEILPETLEKMLSICDHVFVDIQALIRRFDNINGRVSHVALRDSGFFHLLPRVAFLKASADEAVFIDVEEVRKLCCVVVTHGKDGCEVFCPNGAFKVAPFVADQVDPTGAGDCFLGGFAAGIVRGLAVPDAALLGNFFGSIAVAQLGPPKLDFNLIQIVKDEMHKRKLQGIPFLERRDESPGFRKPPEQDQFYASLVTAKAIIMCQIQESGRNLLSSPKVLEQNNAKTILSLTSVHEEPIPSVDGKP, encoded by the exons ATGGTCATGGTCACAGACTCCAAACCCATCATTCCCCGCCGCGGCCTCGTCGTCGGCAACTACTGCCATGACGTCCTCCACCGCGACGGCGAGGCCGTCGCCGAGACCCTCGGCGGCGCTGCCTCCTTCATCTCCGTCATCCTCGACGCCCTCACCCTCCCCTTCCACACCGTCTCCAGGGTGGGCCCCGACTTCGCCTACGCCGCCGCCACTTCCAACCATCCCCCCTTGATAATCCCAACCTCCCAAACCATGCTCTTCCACGCCCACTTCGGTTCGGTCTACCCGGACCGCCTCCTGAACCGCGTCCGATCCTGCGACTCAATCCTACCCTCCGACCTACCGGACCAGACTCGATTCGGGTTCGGACTCGCGGTCGGGGTCGGCGGTGAGATTCTCCCGGAGACACTGGAAAAAATGCTATCTATCTGCGACCACGTGTTCGTCGACATCCAGGCTCTGATTCGCAGGTTCGACAACATCAACGGTCGCGTGAGCCACGTAGCGCTGAGAGACAGCGGGTTCTTCCACCTCTTGCCGCGCGTCGCGTTTCTGAAGGCTTCCGCGGATGAAGCCGTTTTTATTGACGTGGAGGAGGTGAGGAAGTTGTGTTGCGTGGTCGTCACGCACGGGAAGGATGGCTGCGAGGTTTTTTGTCCAAACGGTGCGTTTAAGGTGGCGCCGTTCGTGGCTGATCAGGTTGATCCCACCGGCGCCGGGGACTGCTTTCTCGGCGGGTTTGCGGCGGGGATTGTCAGGGGTTTGGCCGTGCCCGATGCTGCTCTGTTGGGGAACTTCTTTGGGTCCATTGCTGTGGCGCAATTGGGACCGCCCAAGCTTGACTTCAACTTGATTCAG aTCGTTAAGGATGAGATGCACAAAAGGAAGCTGCAGGGTATTCCCTTCTTAGAAAGAAGAGATGAGTCTCCAGGGTTTCGGAAGCCACCTGAACAAGATCAATTCTATGCATCTCTTGTTACTGCCAAAGCCATAATTATGTGCCAGATTCAAGAATCTGGACGGAATCTACTAAGCTCTCCTAAAGTGTTGGAGCAAAACAACGCTAAGACGATACTTTCACTGACTTCTGTGCACGAGGAACCAATTCCAAGCGTTGATGGTAAACCCTAA
- the LOC114396577 gene encoding vacuolar cation/proton exchanger 3-like, with protein sequence MHMNTYSEATTSQLPIPPTMDEDLENNTEVCDGNNAMTPMVRKKSELVVVANNNSRLQMLRNFMTNLQEVFFGTKLVVLFPAVPLAVVANFYSFGRPWIFAFSLLGLAPLAERVSFLTEQIAYFTGPTVGGLLNATCGNATEMIIALLALHQNKVHVVKLSLLGSILSNLLLVLGSSLLCGGLANLKREQRYDRKQADVNSLLLLLGLLCHLLPLLFKYALGGGDHSIATSTLQLSRASSVVMLLAYAAYIFFQLKTHRKLFDAQEVDEDEEKAVIGFWSAFTWLVGMTLVISLLSEYVVGTIEAASDSWGISVSFISIILLPIVGNAAEHAGSIIFAYKNKLDISLGVAMGSATQISMFVVPLSVVVAWIMGIRMDLDFSLLETGCLAFTIIITAFTLQDGTSHYMKGVILTLCYIVIGACFFVLKTPLIGQSPKASFGVKPSFEAITT encoded by the exons ATGCACATGAACACCTACTCGGAAGCCACCACATCACAATTACCAATACCACCAACCATGGACGAAGATTTGGAGAATAACACGGAGGTTTGTGACGGTAACAATGCAATGACACCAATGGTGAGAAAGAAGTCAGAACTAGTTGTGGTCGCAAATAATAACTCTCGTTTACAAATGCTTAGGAATTTCATGACCAATTTGCAAGAGGTCTTCTTCGGCACTAAGCTTGTGGTGCTTTTTCCGGCAGTCCCTTTGGCTGTTGttgcaaatttttatagctttgGAAGG CCTTGGATTTTTGCTTTCAGCCTACTTGGACTTGCTCCGCTAGCTGAACGCGTTAGCTTCCTGACTGA GCAAATTGCATATTTCACCGGCCCAACAG TTGGAGGGCTTCTGAATGCAACATGTGGAAATGCAACCGAAATGATCATAGCATTGTTAGCACTTCACCAGAACAAAGTTCATGTTGTGAAGTTGTCCCTGCTGGGTTCCATTCTCTCAAACCTTCTCTTGGTTCTTGGAAGTTCACTCCTCTGTGGTGGTTTAGCCAATCTTAAGAGAGAACAAAGATATGACAGA AAACAGGCTGATGTAAATTCACTGCTTTTGTTGCTGGGGTTGTTGTGCCATTTGCTGCCATTGCTGTTCAAATACGCCTTAGGAGGAGGCGATCATTCTATAGCCACTAGCACTCTTCAGTTGTCAAGAGCAAGCAGCGTTGTTATGCTTCTAGCATACGCTGCTTACATCTTCTTCCAATTGAAAACCCATCGTAAATTGTTTGATGCACAAGAG GTGGACGAAGATGAAGAGAAGGCAGTTATAGGATTTTGGAGTGCATTTACGTGGTTGGTGGGTATGACATTGGTCATATCTCTGCTTTCTGAATATGTTGTGGGAACTATTGAG GCTGCTTCAGATTCTTGGGGCATTTCTGTAAGCTTCATTAGCATAATTTTGCTGCCAATTGTTGGAAATGCCGCAGAACATGCTGGTTCAATCATATTTGCTTACAAGAACAAGTTG GACATATCGTTGGGTGTTGCTATGGGATCTGCAACTCAAATTTCTATGTTTGTG GTTCCATTAAGTGTAGTTGTTGCATGGATAATGGGTATAAGAATGGATTTGGACTTCAGTCTTCTTGAAACTGGATGTCTTGCttttacaattataattacAGCGTTCACTTTACAG GATGGAACTTCACACTACATGAAAGGAGTGATTCTTACTCTCTGTTACATTGTCATTGGAGCATGTTTTTTTGTTCTCAAAACTCCTCTAATTG GGCAATCTCCTAAGGCCAGTTTTGGAGTTAAACCATCCTTTGAAGCCATCACCACTTAA
- the LOC114376607 gene encoding loricrin-like produces the protein MLSSSHRQPPTQGTGTGTGTSTENLMYVRKLSRSCCEQVVKKALATNDQENYRLLSTIKEGLDSDDNDDSNNVIHQGGHRDTNGDHDCDDNGNSCIDGGGGGGGVNVGGGYNDSDDGGSGSNIGGDGDNDEQWEEKHDKSQETTRDAAIDCGGFDDVGVGGGCGGDDKSSIVDSGGGDVSDNNSGVGCDNIGGGDK, from the exons ATGCTCTCCTCTTCTCACCGACAACCTCCGACGCAAGGCACCGGCACCGGCACCGGCACCAGCACCGAGAACTTAATGTATGTCAGAAAACTCAGCCGCTCTTGCTGCGAACAAGTCGTTAAGAAAGCACTCGCCACCAACGACCAAGAGAACTACCGCCTCCTCTCCACCATCAAAGAAGGCCTCGATAG TGACGATAATGATGATAGTAATAATGTTATACATCAAGGCGGTCATAGAGATACCAATGGTGATCATGATTGCGATGACAATGGTAACAGCTGCATCgacggtggtggtggtggtggtggcgttAATGTTGGTGGTGGTTACAATGACAGTGATGATGGTGGTAGTGGTAGCAATATTGGTGGTGATGGTGACAATGACG AGCAGTGGGAGGAAAAACATGATAAATCTCAGGAAACtactagagatgccgctatcgat TGTGGTGGTTTCGATGACGTTGGTGTTGGTGGTGGTTGTGGTGGCGACGACAAAAGTAGTATTGTTGatagtggtggtggtgatgtcAGTGATAATAATAGTGGTGTTGGTTGTGACAACATTGGTGGTGGTGACAAGTAG